A genomic region of Caloramator mitchellensis contains the following coding sequences:
- the gltX gene encoding glutamate--tRNA ligase, with protein sequence MERVRFAPSPTGHLHIGGARTALFNYLYARHTGGKFLVRIEDTDLNRSTEESEKVILEGLRWLGIDWDEGIEVGGEHGPYRSTERVGIYNPYVEKLLAEGRAYLCYCSEEELEKEREEALKRGEMPRYSGKCRHLTKEQKEAYEKEGRKPVVRFRVPDDELIVVEDIVRGRVEFNSKDIGDFIIVKSDGIPVYNFAVTIDDYLMQITTVIRGEEHLSNTPRQILIYKALGFEVPKFAHVSLILGKDRTKMSKRHGSTWVEQYRDAGYLPEAIVNFLALLGWSPEGEEEIFSLEELVEKFDLNRVVKNPAVFDIDKLNHINGIYIRKSPIERIVELAIPHLVNAGFITENDINEKKEWLTKVVETVRDGLSFVGDIVNHVNIFFGEEVKLENEEAAEVLKQEHVLGLINEFETMVKEAEAIDSNFAQNVFKELKNRTGAKGKALFMPIRVALTGQVHGPELVNIIEILGRETIIKRLGFVKENLM encoded by the coding sequence ATGGAGAGAGTTAGATTTGCCCCAAGTCCAACAGGGCATTTGCATATCGGAGGAGCTAGAACAGCACTATTTAACTATTTATATGCTAGACATACAGGCGGAAAATTCTTGGTTAGAATTGAGGATACTGACCTTAACCGTTCAACAGAAGAGTCAGAAAAGGTTATTCTTGAAGGATTGAGATGGCTTGGAATCGATTGGGATGAAGGAATTGAAGTTGGAGGAGAACACGGACCATATCGTTCGACAGAAAGAGTTGGAATATATAATCCGTATGTAGAAAAATTATTGGCTGAAGGTAGAGCGTATCTTTGCTACTGCAGTGAAGAAGAACTTGAAAAGGAAAGGGAAGAGGCTTTAAAAAGAGGTGAGATGCCAAGATATTCTGGAAAGTGCAGACACCTAACTAAAGAGCAAAAGGAGGCCTATGAAAAAGAAGGAAGAAAGCCAGTAGTTAGATTTAGAGTTCCAGATGATGAACTTATAGTTGTTGAAGATATAGTAAGAGGAAGAGTTGAATTCAATTCAAAGGATATAGGCGATTTTATTATAGTAAAATCCGATGGAATTCCTGTATACAACTTTGCGGTTACAATTGATGATTATTTAATGCAGATTACAACTGTTATAAGAGGAGAAGAGCATCTTTCAAATACTCCAAGGCAAATACTAATATATAAAGCTCTCGGATTTGAAGTTCCAAAGTTTGCCCATGTTTCACTAATTCTTGGAAAAGACAGAACAAAGATGAGCAAGCGCCATGGTTCTACGTGGGTTGAACAATACAGGGATGCGGGATATCTGCCAGAAGCAATTGTAAACTTTTTAGCACTTCTTGGATGGTCGCCAGAGGGTGAAGAAGAAATTTTCTCACTTGAGGAACTTGTTGAAAAATTTGACCTTAACAGAGTTGTTAAGAATCCTGCTGTATTCGATATCGACAAATTAAACCACATAAATGGAATATACATAAGAAAGAGCCCAATAGAGAGAATAGTAGAGCTTGCTATTCCACATCTTGTAAATGCAGGATTTATAACAGAAAACGATATCAATGAAAAGAAGGAATGGTTAACTAAGGTTGTTGAAACAGTTAGAGATGGACTCTCATTTGTTGGTGATATAGTTAACCATGTTAATATTTTCTTTGGAGAAGAAGTTAAACTTGAAAATGAAGAAGCAGCAGAAGTTTTAAAACAAGAGCATGTTCTTGGTCTTATAAATGAATTTGAAACTATGGTAAAAGAAGCAGAAGCGATTGATTCAAACTTTGCACAAAACGTATTTAAAGAATTAAAGAATAGAACTGGAGCGAAGGGGAAAGCACTCTTTATGCCAATTAGAGTTGCATTAACAGGCCAGGTTCATGGACCAGAACTTGTAAATATAATAGAAATACTTGGAAGAGAAACAATAATAAAAAGACTTGGTTTTGTAAAGGAAAACTTAATGTAA
- a CDS encoding alpha/beta hydrolase, protein MERKIVKDIIIPQLNRNRKIRVYLPYDYFISNKNYPVLYMHDGQNLFDKSEHSGYSWEVDKTLDNLQREGVTDGIIVVGIDCNREGFKRLDEYSPWKNFEIPKMLDKSELEYVGGEGEEYSKFIVETLKPMIDSEFRTLKDRQNTMIAGSSMGGVISLYIGIKYQDIFSKIGAFSTAAWFAEEELIDFIEENLTTVEMRIYLDIGTNETSNDKIKEFPDIYVNGTLRLNETISRKISIENVKLLIDEGATHSEKYWAKRFPEFIKFIYNK, encoded by the coding sequence ATGGAACGAAAAATAGTTAAAGATATTATTATTCCACAACTGAATAGAAATCGGAAGATAAGAGTTTATTTACCTTATGATTACTTTATTTCAAATAAAAATTATCCCGTTTTGTATATGCACGATGGACAAAATTTGTTTGATAAGAGTGAACATTCAGGATACTCATGGGAAGTGGATAAAACACTTGATAATCTTCAAAGGGAAGGGGTAACAGATGGAATAATTGTTGTGGGAATTGACTGCAATAGGGAAGGATTTAAAAGATTAGACGAGTATTCACCTTGGAAAAACTTTGAGATACCTAAGATGCTTGATAAAAGTGAACTAGAATATGTTGGCGGTGAAGGAGAAGAATATTCAAAGTTTATCGTAGAGACATTAAAACCTATGATAGACAGTGAATTTAGAACATTAAAGGATAGACAAAATACTATGATTGCAGGAAGCTCAATGGGAGGAGTAATTTCTCTATACATAGGAATAAAGTATCAAGATATATTTTCAAAAATTGGAGCATTTTCAACTGCTGCATGGTTTGCAGAAGAGGAGTTAATCGATTTTATTGAAGAGAATCTTACAACGGTCGAAATGAGGATTTATCTTGATATTGGGACAAATGAAACCAGCAACGATAAAATAAAAGAGTTTCCAGATATATATGTAAATGGAACACTTAGGTTAAACGAAACTATATCAAGAAAAATTTCAATTGAAAATGTAAAGCTTTTAATTGATGAGGGAGCAACACACAGCGAAAAATACTGGGCAAAAAGATTTCCTGAATTTATTAAATTTATATACAACAAATAA
- a CDS encoding ABC transporter permease produces the protein MELTQIVLTSLFVSTTATLIASIISLIIGIPFSINRFKYKNNILRITDTLMSIPPVLMGLVVFMLLSKKGPLGHYNLLFTPTAMILAQTLLVLPIIFNLIVKQIQHSAVKIQKTCIMLGGRSFDILILIIKECKNEIITAITTGFSRAISEVGAVIMVGGNIKGYTRVMTTYIALETNKGNFEGAIKIGIILLLISFGINTLLHLLKGRDTNEYIY, from the coding sequence ATGGAATTAACTCAAATAGTTTTAACTTCATTATTTGTTTCAACAACAGCAACACTCATTGCTTCAATTATATCTTTAATAATTGGTATACCTTTTTCAATTAATCGGTTTAAGTATAAAAACAACATTTTAAGAATAACAGATACTCTTATGAGCATACCTCCAGTTTTAATGGGGCTTGTTGTTTTTATGCTTCTTTCAAAAAAGGGTCCACTTGGACATTATAATCTTTTGTTTACACCAACTGCTATGATTTTAGCTCAAACCTTATTAGTGCTACCAATTATTTTTAATCTTATAGTTAAGCAGATTCAACATAGCGCAGTAAAGATTCAAAAAACATGCATTATGTTGGGTGGAAGAAGTTTTGATATTTTAATACTTATAATCAAAGAATGTAAAAACGAGATAATAACAGCTATAACAACTGGATTTTCGAGGGCAATTTCTGAAGTTGGTGCAGTTATAATGGTTGGAGGAAACATAAAGGGCTACACAAGGGTAATGACAACCTATATAGCTCTTGAAACCAACAAGGGAAACTTCGAGGGTGCTATAAAAATTGGGATAATTCTTTTATTAATATCCTTTGGAATTAACACACTTTTGCACCTATTGAAAGGAAGAGACACCAATGAATATATATATTAA
- a CDS encoding rhomboid family intramembrane serine protease, whose amino-acid sequence MKWIYRLESRFKKFTIKNIMFYIVAITGFVFIASIVNPLIIDYLILNPELVFKGQVWRLITFLFIPPSSSVLFLFIILYFYYWIGLNLEHHWGSFKFNLYYLIGVLATIIGSMITNIDATGNYINTSMFLAFAYLFPDVEILMFFFFPVKVKYLGYLEWAYIIYTVLFLPFPLKALSILSVVNFLVFFGRDLILNTNLRRKSFSRRRKFQKNFNSTKNYRHRCTVCGITEADDPKMEFRYCSKCAGRHAYCSEHIFNHEHITEEEELNSKVIEFKPRKDKKNKSHE is encoded by the coding sequence ATGAAATGGATATATAGATTAGAATCCCGGTTTAAAAAATTTACTATAAAAAATATTATGTTTTATATAGTTGCTATAACTGGATTTGTTTTCATAGCATCTATTGTAAATCCATTAATTATAGACTATTTGATTCTAAACCCAGAATTAGTCTTTAAAGGTCAAGTTTGGCGGCTTATAACTTTTCTTTTTATCCCACCTTCCTCCAGTGTTCTATTTTTATTTATCATTTTATATTTCTACTATTGGATAGGATTAAATCTTGAACATCATTGGGGAAGCTTTAAATTTAATCTGTATTATTTGATAGGCGTATTAGCAACAATAATAGGATCAATGATTACAAACATAGATGCAACAGGAAATTACATTAATACATCTATGTTTCTTGCATTTGCTTATCTTTTTCCTGATGTAGAAATATTGATGTTCTTCTTCTTTCCTGTTAAGGTTAAATATCTAGGTTATTTAGAGTGGGCTTATATTATTTACACTGTTTTGTTTTTGCCCTTCCCATTAAAAGCACTTTCAATATTGTCTGTAGTTAACTTCTTGGTATTTTTCGGTAGAGATTTAATTCTAAATACTAATTTGAGAAGAAAATCATTTTCAAGGAGGAGAAAATTTCAGAAAAACTTTAATTCAACAAAGAATTATCGTCATAGGTGCACAGTTTGCGGAATAACTGAAGCTGATGATCCAAAGATGGAGTTTAGGTATTGCTCAAAATGTGCAGGAAGGCATGCATATTGTTCCGAGCATATATTTAATCACGAGCATATAACAGAAGAGGAAGAATTAAATTCAAAGGTTATTGAGTTTAAGCCAAGAAAAGATAAAAAGAATAAATCCCATGAATGA
- a CDS encoding YkvA family protein translates to MKLENLKKRAEDLKNNLYVLYLAYRHPKTPIYAKLWAVLVIAYALSPIDLIPDFLPVLGYLDDLILIPAGITIAIKLVPKEVWNECKEKEVDLKEAKKKGIVAGVIIGLIWAYALYLIIKFLLG, encoded by the coding sequence GTGAAACTTGAAAATCTAAAAAAAAGAGCAGAGGATTTAAAAAACAATCTTTATGTTTTGTATCTTGCTTATAGGCACCCTAAAACTCCAATCTACGCTAAACTTTGGGCGGTATTAGTTATAGCCTATGCTCTTAGCCCGATTGATTTAATACCTGATTTCCTTCCTGTTTTAGGGTATCTAGACGATTTAATATTAATTCCTGCTGGTATTACCATTGCCATAAAACTAGTCCCCAAGGAAGTATGGAATGAATGCAAGGAAAAAGAGGTTGATTTAAAGGAGGCTAAGAAAAAGGGTATTGTTGCAGGAGTTATTATAGGTTTGATATGGGCGTATGCATTGTATTTAATTATAAAGTTCCTTTTAGGGTGA
- a CDS encoding pseudouridine-5'-phosphate glycosidase, which yields MMNYIEIGKEVEKALKLGKPVVALESTIISHGMPYPQNVETALNVERIVRENGAVPATIAIINGKLKAGLTPDEIEYLGKKGREIVKVSRRDIPFIVAKKLDGATTVASTMIIAALAGIRVFATGGIGGVHRDAQETFDISADLQELANTNVAVVCAGAKSILDLRLTLEYLETFGVPVVGYKTDELPAFYTRKSGFKVDYRVESPEELAKAIYVKWQLGLKGGVVVANPIPEEFEMDYDAINKAIEDALCEAKGKGIKGKETTPFLLAKVKEITGGRSLESNIQLVYNNARLASHLAVELSKIS from the coding sequence ATGATGAATTATATTGAAATTGGTAAGGAAGTAGAAAAGGCACTAAAACTTGGCAAACCGGTTGTAGCACTTGAATCCACTATAATCTCACACGGAATGCCTTATCCACAAAATGTAGAAACTGCACTTAATGTCGAAAGAATAGTAAGAGAAAATGGAGCAGTTCCAGCTACTATTGCCATTATCAATGGAAAGCTCAAGGCAGGATTAACTCCAGATGAAATAGAATACCTCGGCAAAAAAGGTAGAGAAATAGTAAAGGTTTCAAGGCGTGATATACCATTTATTGTTGCAAAAAAGCTTGACGGTGCGACTACTGTAGCTTCAACGATGATTATTGCGGCTTTAGCTGGAATTAGAGTGTTTGCAACTGGTGGAATCGGAGGAGTTCACAGAGATGCTCAGGAAACATTTGACATATCAGCAGATTTGCAGGAACTTGCTAACACAAATGTTGCTGTAGTTTGTGCAGGTGCAAAATCAATACTTGACTTGAGACTTACATTAGAATACCTTGAAACATTCGGTGTTCCTGTAGTAGGATATAAGACCGATGAGCTTCCAGCATTTTATACAAGAAAAAGCGGATTTAAAGTTGACTACAGGGTTGAATCACCAGAGGAACTAGCAAAGGCTATTTATGTGAAATGGCAACTTGGATTAAAGGGCGGGGTAGTAGTTGCAAATCCAATCCCAGAGGAATTTGAAATGGACTATGATGCAATAAACAAAGCAATAGAGGATGCACTTTGCGAAGCAAAGGGAAAGGGCATAAAGGGAAAGGAAACAACTCCATTCCTTCTTGCAAAGGTTAAAGAAATTACTGGTGGAAGAAGCCTTGAATCTAATATCCAGCTTGTTTACAACAATGCAAGATTAGCATCACATCTTGCGGTTGAACTAAGCAAAATAAGTTAA
- a CDS encoding MogA/MoaB family molybdenum cofactor biosynthesis protein yields the protein MIRVGILTVSDKGSRGERVDTTSVAIKETLDSSLYSVEYIKIVPDEIDDIKCELIKLCDEMKLDLVLTNGGTGFSKRDVTPEATMAVIEKLVPGIPEAMRAKSLEITPKAMLSRAVAGIRKETLIINLPGSPKGAVENLNIVLPALKHGIEILKGEASECARKDD from the coding sequence TTGATTAGAGTAGGGATTTTAACAGTGAGCGACAAGGGTTCAAGGGGAGAAAGGGTTGACACCACTTCTGTGGCAATTAAAGAAACGCTTGATAGTTCTTTATACAGTGTAGAATACATAAAAATTGTTCCAGATGAAATTGATGATATTAAATGTGAACTTATAAAACTTTGTGACGAAATGAAATTAGATTTGGTATTAACAAATGGTGGAACTGGTTTTTCAAAAAGGGACGTAACTCCAGAGGCAACGATGGCTGTAATAGAAAAATTAGTGCCAGGTATACCGGAGGCTATGAGGGCAAAGTCATTGGAGATAACTCCTAAGGCGATGTTATCAAGAGCTGTTGCGGGAATACGAAAGGAAACGTTGATAATAAACCTTCCTGGAAGTCCAAAGGGAGCAGTTGAAAATTTGAATATTGTTTTGCCAGCACTAAAACATGGTATTGAAATACTAAAGGGTGAAGCTTCAGAGTGTGCAAGAAAGGATGATTAA
- a CDS encoding substrate-binding domain-containing protein — protein sequence MKKFLAILLILFLFLTACSNEIKSITLATTTSTQDSGLLDYLLPYFEKDTGIKVKVIAKGTGEALEIGKRGDADCLLVHSKAKEIDFINQGYGVKRYEVMYNDFVIVGPKDDPAKVKDNASDDPIKAFELIYKSNSKFISRGDESGTHQKEKDIWKKANIEPKWKNYIVTGLGMGQVLNMANEKNAYTLTDRGTYLSMKDKVELNVLCEKNSVLINQYSLIMLNPEKINFRQHEAKIFIDWMISERGQKLIGEFGKEKYGQSLFIPNAGR from the coding sequence ATGAAAAAGTTTTTAGCAATTTTACTTATATTATTTTTATTCTTAACAGCATGTTCGAATGAAATTAAATCAATTACTCTTGCAACAACAACCAGCACCCAGGATTCGGGTCTTTTGGATTATCTTTTACCATATTTTGAAAAGGACACAGGAATAAAGGTTAAGGTAATTGCAAAGGGAACAGGAGAAGCACTAGAAATAGGAAAAAGAGGAGACGCAGACTGTTTATTGGTTCACTCAAAAGCAAAGGAGATAGACTTTATAAATCAAGGGTATGGAGTTAAAAGATACGAAGTTATGTATAACGATTTTGTTATTGTAGGACCCAAAGATGACCCGGCAAAAGTAAAGGATAATGCCAGTGACGATCCCATTAAAGCATTTGAACTTATTTACAAGTCTAATTCAAAATTCATATCAAGAGGGGATGAGTCGGGAACTCATCAAAAGGAAAAGGATATATGGAAAAAGGCTAATATTGAACCTAAGTGGAAAAATTACATAGTAACAGGACTTGGTATGGGACAAGTTTTAAATATGGCTAATGAAAAGAATGCTTACACATTAACCGATAGAGGAACTTATCTTTCTATGAAGGATAAGGTTGAACTGAATGTTTTATGTGAAAAAAATTCTGTCCTAATAAATCAATACAGCTTAATAATGTTAAATCCAGAAAAAATTAATTTCAGACAGCATGAGGCAAAAATATTTATCGATTGGATGATATCAGAAAGAGGACAAAAATTGATTGGCGAATTTGGAAAGGAAAAGTATGGGCAATCTTTATTCATACCTAATGCAGGCAGGTGA
- the cysS gene encoding cysteine--tRNA ligase produces MKIYNTLTRQKEEFKPITEGEVKMYACGPTVYNYFHIGNARTFLVFDTIRRYFEYRGYKVNFIQNFTDIDDKMIKRANEEGVTVKDVAEKYIAEYYKDADGLKIQRATYNPRATEYMDEIIKFVKDLVDKGYAYAVDGDVYFDTTKFEEYGKLSHQSIEDLEAGARIDIDERKKNPMDFALWKAQKPGEPAWESPWGMGRPGWHIECSTMACNLLGETIDIHGGGADLVFPHHENEIAQSEARNEKPFANYWMHVAYLNVNNQKMSKSLNNFFTAREILEKYDAEVVRLFMLSGHYRNPINFSLDLLDQAKSALERMYNAIGNLEHVIEVAEDRELNGAEVELSNNLDKFRERYIEVMDDDFNTADGISVIFDLVREVNTNIKETSAKKLAEKALNLIRELGKPLGILEKTTKGNIDEEIERLIEERQKARKEKNFALADKIRDDLKAMGIILEDTPQGVRWKRM; encoded by the coding sequence ATTAAGATTTATAATACCTTGACAAGGCAAAAGGAAGAATTTAAGCCGATTACAGAAGGCGAGGTTAAAATGTATGCCTGCGGTCCAACTGTATATAACTACTTCCATATTGGAAATGCCAGAACATTCCTTGTATTCGATACGATTAGAAGATATTTTGAATACAGAGGATATAAGGTGAATTTTATTCAAAACTTTACTGATATCGATGACAAAATGATTAAAAGAGCTAATGAAGAGGGAGTAACAGTAAAGGACGTAGCAGAAAAATATATAGCTGAATATTACAAGGATGCAGATGGACTTAAAATTCAAAGAGCGACATACAATCCAAGGGCTACTGAATATATGGATGAAATAATAAAGTTCGTAAAGGACTTAGTTGATAAGGGGTATGCCTATGCTGTTGATGGGGATGTATATTTTGATACAACTAAATTCGAAGAATATGGGAAACTATCGCATCAGAGCATAGAAGATTTAGAAGCGGGTGCAAGAATAGATATAGATGAGAGAAAGAAAAATCCAATGGACTTTGCCCTTTGGAAGGCACAAAAGCCAGGTGAACCTGCATGGGAGAGCCCATGGGGAATGGGCAGACCTGGCTGGCATATTGAATGCTCAACAATGGCGTGCAATCTTTTAGGTGAAACAATAGATATTCACGGAGGTGGGGCAGACCTTGTATTCCCACACCATGAAAATGAAATCGCCCAAAGTGAAGCAAGAAATGAAAAACCGTTTGCTAATTACTGGATGCATGTTGCATACCTTAACGTTAACAACCAGAAGATGTCAAAGTCATTAAACAACTTCTTTACAGCTAGGGAGATACTTGAAAAATATGATGCAGAAGTTGTGAGACTATTTATGCTCTCAGGACATTATAGAAATCCAATAAACTTTAGCTTGGACTTACTAGACCAGGCAAAATCAGCCCTTGAGAGAATGTATAATGCTATAGGAAATCTTGAACATGTAATTGAAGTTGCAGAAGATAGAGAACTTAATGGGGCAGAAGTAGAATTATCAAACAATCTCGATAAATTTAGAGAAAGATACATCGAAGTTATGGATGATGATTTCAATACCGCTGATGGAATATCAGTTATATTCGACTTAGTTAGAGAAGTCAACACAAATATAAAGGAAACTTCAGCGAAAAAACTTGCTGAAAAGGCATTGAACCTTATAAGGGAACTTGGAAAACCTCTTGGAATACTTGAAAAAACAACAAAGGGAAATATTGATGAAGAAATAGAAAGGCTTATAGAAGAAAGGCAAAAGGCAAGAAAGGAAAAGAATTTTGCCCTTGCAGATAAGATAAGAGACGATTTGAAGGCGATGGGAATAATACTTGAAGATACTCCACAGGGAGTTAGATGGAAGAGAATGTAA
- a CDS encoding energy-coupling factor ABC transporter ATP-binding protein produces MNIYINNLVKEYEKRVLDIESLHIKKGEIVAVLGLNGSGKTTLIECIANIKRHDAGKILFDDYEFDEVKDKISIMQQRPYIFNMSVKDNISLGLKYKGMKDEDIDKKLNEYTSYFGINYLEKNAKRLSGGESAKVALLRVAVLERELLLLDEPTASMDVESTLIAERLIKHINKKGTTVVLITHDLYQAQRIADTVIFMDKGKIIEMDSKEEFFKNPKSSLVRKIISRGDLID; encoded by the coding sequence ATGAATATATATATTAATAATTTGGTTAAGGAATATGAAAAAAGAGTGTTGGATATAGAAAGTCTTCACATAAAAAAAGGAGAAATAGTTGCAGTCCTTGGTTTAAATGGCAGTGGAAAGACAACTCTAATAGAGTGTATTGCAAACATAAAAAGGCACGATGCTGGAAAAATATTATTTGATGACTATGAGTTCGATGAAGTTAAGGATAAAATAAGCATAATGCAGCAAAGGCCATACATATTCAACATGTCAGTAAAAGACAATATTTCCTTAGGATTAAAATATAAAGGGATGAAGGATGAAGATATAGATAAAAAATTAAATGAATACACTTCATATTTTGGGATTAATTATCTAGAAAAAAATGCTAAAAGGTTGTCTGGTGGAGAATCTGCAAAGGTGGCACTATTAAGGGTAGCTGTTCTTGAAAGGGAACTTTTACTACTTGATGAGCCTACTGCAAGCATGGATGTCGAGAGCACATTGATTGCAGAACGTCTTATAAAGCACATAAATAAGAAAGGAACGACTGTTGTATTAATAACCCACGACCTTTATCAAGCACAAAGGATAGCAGATACAGTTATATTTATGGACAAAGGGAAGATAATTGAGATGGATTCTAAAGAAGAGTTTTTCAAAAATCCTAAAAGTAGTCTTGTTAGAAAAATAATTTCAAGGGGTGATTTGATTGATTAG
- a CDS encoding carbohydrate kinase: MTNREREILNIIKDNPLISQEEMASMLGITRSSVAVHITNLMKKGLIKGKGYILSDEDEYVVAIGGANIDLLGFPKGKLNLRDSNPGRMKISIGGVARNIAENLVRLGVNTKLLTLVGDDLYGKKIIEHSKKIGLDMSLSKVLDISQTSTYLSIQDDKGDMAVALSCMDIYDDFKVDYIKENEGMIKKSKCIVLDTNIPEEIIKYIIENFNIPVFLDTVSTNKAMKVKNFIGKFYCIKPNKYEAEVLSGIKIESENDLKRAAEYFLNRGVKKVFITLGEDGIYYGDESRLNLFKTPKVEVKNATGAGDAFVAGLVFAYLNDFDIHSTAKFSTAASVLALLSEDTINQNMSIENINYIIKEMGL, translated from the coding sequence ATGACGAATAGGGAAAGAGAAATATTAAACATTATCAAAGACAATCCTTTGATTTCACAGGAAGAAATGGCAAGCATGTTAGGTATTACACGGTCATCTGTTGCAGTTCATATTACAAACCTTATGAAAAAGGGACTTATTAAGGGCAAAGGTTATATTTTATCAGATGAGGATGAATATGTTGTTGCAATTGGAGGAGCTAATATAGATTTATTAGGTTTTCCAAAGGGTAAGCTTAATTTGAGAGATTCCAATCCAGGAAGGATGAAAATTTCAATAGGTGGAGTTGCAAGAAATATAGCTGAAAATTTAGTAAGGCTTGGGGTAAATACAAAGCTATTAACGTTGGTTGGTGATGATTTGTATGGGAAAAAGATAATCGAGCACTCTAAAAAAATTGGATTGGATATGAGTTTATCAAAGGTTTTAGATATATCCCAAACATCAACATATTTATCTATTCAGGATGATAAAGGAGATATGGCAGTTGCACTTTCCTGTATGGATATTTATGACGATTTTAAAGTAGACTATATTAAAGAAAATGAAGGAATGATAAAAAAATCTAAATGCATAGTTCTAGATACTAATATTCCTGAAGAAATTATAAAATATATCATAGAAAATTTTAATATTCCTGTATTTTTAGACACAGTTTCAACTAATAAAGCAATGAAGGTTAAGAATTTTATAGGAAAGTTTTACTGTATAAAACCAAACAAGTATGAAGCAGAAGTGTTGTCAGGAATTAAGATAGAATCTGAAAACGATTTGAAAAGAGCAGCAGAATATTTTTTAAATAGAGGAGTAAAGAAAGTATTTATAACCCTTGGCGAGGATGGAATTTACTATGGAGACGAATCAAGACTAAACTTATTTAAAACCCCTAAAGTAGAAGTTAAGAATGCAACTGGGGCAGGAGATGCATTTGTAGCAGGGCTTGTTTTTGCCTATTTAAATGATTTTGATATACACTCAACCGCTAAGTTTTCTACAGCTGCATCGGTGCTTGCGCTGTTATCAGAGGATACAATCAATCAAAATATGAGCATAGAAAATATAAACTATATAATAAAGGAGATGGGATTATGA